In Saccharomonospora marina XMU15, one genomic interval encodes:
- a CDS encoding DUF6624 domain-containing protein produces MNRAGVDPELAALRGELIERAAVDQRARAELDPVAPMPEQWEAVQRVDEDNVRWFAPIVAVHGWPGRRTVGVDGAHAAWVLAQHAPAPYRACWLPKLRAAVANRDAAPRDLAFLSDRVATDQQRPQHYGTQWLRLGTEAAGRLYPLRRPAEVNLARADVGLDPLPDSAIEAAYSSFTEITAATRGGSP; encoded by the coding sequence GTGAACAGGGCCGGCGTCGACCCGGAGCTGGCCGCGCTGCGCGGCGAGCTGATCGAGCGTGCCGCCGTCGATCAGCGCGCTCGCGCCGAGCTTGACCCGGTGGCTCCCATGCCGGAGCAGTGGGAGGCCGTTCAGCGGGTCGATGAGGACAACGTGCGCTGGTTCGCGCCGATCGTGGCGGTACACGGCTGGCCCGGCCGCCGCACAGTTGGCGTCGACGGCGCGCACGCCGCCTGGGTGCTGGCCCAGCACGCGCCCGCGCCGTACCGGGCCTGCTGGCTGCCGAAGCTGCGCGCCGCGGTCGCCAATCGCGACGCCGCACCCCGCGACCTGGCGTTTCTGTCCGATCGGGTCGCGACCGACCAACAGCGCCCGCAGCACTACGGCACCCAGTGGCTGCGGCTCGGCACCGAGGCAGCCGGCCGCCTCTACCCGCTGCGCCGTCCGGCCGAGGTCAACCTCGCGCGCGCGGACGTCGGGCTCGACCCGTTGCCGGACTCCGCGATCGAGGCCGCCTACTCCAGCTTCACCGAGATCACAGCCGCGACCCGAGGAGGTTCACCATGA